A genomic stretch from Acinonyx jubatus isolate Ajub_Pintada_27869175 chromosome E2, VMU_Ajub_asm_v1.0, whole genome shotgun sequence includes:
- the DUXA gene encoding double homeobox protein A — MKGIAETTPVNHRRSRTKFTQDQLKILIKAFDKNPYPGYATKQKLALEVNTEESRIQIWFQNRRARHQKKSEPDEDLESSQDQDHLEEEIQSREDRRSRTNYTSLQLHALIEAFSNNPYPGFDSREQLAKEIGVPESRVQIWFQNRRSRFHAQRKREPDDGDLEQRQDQEQDL; from the exons ATGAAGGGCATTGCAG AGACCACACCAGTGAACCACAGACGCAGCCGCACCAAATTCACACAAGATCAATTGAAAATCCTCAtcaaagcatttgataaaaacccttaccCAGGTTATGCTACCAAACAAAAACTTGCTTTAGAAGTCAATACTGAAGAGTCTCGAATCCAG ATTTGGTTTCAGAATCGAAGAGCTAGGCACCAGAAGAAATCAGAACCCGATGAGGACTTAGAATCAAGCCAAGACCAAGATCACCTTGAAGAGGAGATTCAAA GTAGAGAAGACAGACGGAGTCGTACCAACTATACGTCCTTGCAATTACACGCCCTCATTGAGGCATTTTCGAACAATCCTTATCCTGGCTTTGATTCCAGAGAGCAACTTGCTAAAGAAATTGGTGTTCCCGAGTCAAGAGTCCAA ATTTGGTTTCAAAATCGGAGATCCAGATTCCATgcccagagaaaaagagaacctGATGATGGAGACTTAGAACAGAGACAAGACCAGGAACAGGATCTCTGA